In Balneolales bacterium ANBcel1, one genomic interval encodes:
- a CDS encoding GYD domain-containing protein, which produces MERYIILSKISPDALKDPADFRKMAETVKTKIREEAPDVSWIDSYGVKGAYDVVDILESGDPSQVDKAAMIIRSHGRSDTETMQATPWKEFLQAL; this is translated from the coding sequence ATGGAACGCTATATAATTCTGAGTAAAATATCCCCCGACGCCCTGAAAGATCCGGCAGACTTCCGAAAAATGGCCGAAACGGTTAAGACGAAAATCCGTGAAGAGGCACCGGATGTTAGCTGGATCGACAGTTACGGTGTGAAGGGCGCCTATGATGTTGTTGACATTCTGGAATCTGGTGACCCGTCGCAGGTCGATAAAGCCGCTATGATCATCCGGTCACATGGCCGGTCGGATACCGAGACCATGCAGGCGACTCCGTGGAAGGAGTTTCTTCAGGCACTATAA
- the fetB gene encoding iron export ABC transporter permease subunit FetB has protein sequence MENETYLVITNFQLALAALLLLVNIGLSVALRLGLARDLLIGAARMTVQLILIGLILEWVFQTRQPLVILLMAVIMATLAGIAAVNRTSRRFPGIFWNSLVTIGTSAFLVTGAAITGILNVTPWYDPQYLIPLLGMVLGNALTGISLGLDRMMEGCVNNRNWIETMLSHGASRWEAAHEQIREALRTGMIPTVNAMMIMGIVSLPGMMTGQILAGAAPMDAVRYQMVIMFMIAACTALATLGVVLLAFRVLFSEDHRLLESKITKKR, from the coding sequence TTGGAAAACGAAACCTATCTTGTTATAACCAATTTTCAGCTCGCGCTGGCGGCACTCCTGCTGCTGGTAAACATCGGCCTGTCTGTTGCCCTGCGCCTGGGTCTGGCCCGTGACCTGCTTATCGGAGCGGCTCGTATGACCGTCCAGCTGATTCTCATCGGCTTGATTCTGGAATGGGTTTTTCAGACCCGGCAGCCGCTGGTCATCCTCCTGATGGCGGTCATCATGGCCACTCTGGCGGGAATCGCAGCAGTTAACCGGACCAGCCGGCGGTTTCCCGGGATTTTCTGGAACAGCCTGGTCACCATCGGCACCAGCGCCTTTCTGGTAACGGGAGCGGCGATAACGGGGATCCTGAATGTCACCCCGTGGTACGATCCCCAGTACCTCATCCCCCTGCTCGGCATGGTCCTGGGCAATGCACTCACCGGCATATCCCTGGGGCTGGACCGGATGATGGAGGGATGCGTCAACAACCGGAACTGGATTGAAACCATGCTGTCACACGGGGCCAGCCGCTGGGAAGCCGCACACGAGCAGATCCGCGAGGCACTTCGCACCGGCATGATCCCGACCGTCAACGCCATGATGATCATGGGCATTGTGAGCCTTCCCGGCATGATGACCGGGCAGATTCTCGCAGGGGCGGCTCCGATGGACGCGGTTCGCTACCAGATGGTCATCATGTTCATGATTGCCGCATGCACCGCCCTGGCGACACTCGGAGTCGTACTGCTCGCCTTTCGTGTGCTGTTCTCCGAAGACCATCGGCTGCTGGAATCCAAAATCACAAAAAAGCGGTGA
- a CDS encoding restriction endonuclease, with protein MTRKTIKITKASGEEVPFSEEKLRTSLERSGATGRQIDEVVGEVQEVLYDGIGTGKIYRKAYAILRKKSRPKAARYKLKKAIMELGPSGYPFEQFVGAILEQQGFRAEVGVTVPGRCVTHEIDVMASKNGKLIVVECKYHNRPGVKCDVKVPLYIHSRFRDVVIGRKENEQTRFEEYEGWIVTNTRFTKDAIQYGTCSGLVMLGWDYPEKNNLKERIGRAGLHPVTSLSTLQNKEKTFLLEKGVVLCRKVLERIDLLEQMGLTDGRIRKVIRECEELVNHLGVPNE; from the coding sequence ATGACTCGTAAAACCATCAAAATAACCAAGGCATCCGGCGAGGAGGTACCTTTCTCGGAGGAAAAATTGCGCACGTCACTGGAGCGGTCGGGGGCCACCGGGCGTCAGATTGACGAGGTGGTTGGTGAAGTGCAGGAAGTGCTGTACGACGGAATAGGTACGGGCAAAATCTATCGCAAGGCCTACGCCATCCTCAGAAAAAAATCCCGTCCCAAAGCAGCCCGTTACAAGCTGAAAAAGGCGATAATGGAACTGGGGCCATCCGGTTACCCCTTTGAGCAGTTCGTGGGGGCCATCCTGGAACAACAGGGGTTTCGCGCAGAGGTAGGGGTGACCGTGCCGGGTCGGTGTGTGACCCACGAAATTGACGTTATGGCCAGTAAGAACGGAAAACTGATTGTCGTTGAGTGCAAGTATCACAATCGCCCCGGGGTCAAATGCGATGTTAAGGTGCCGCTGTATATTCATTCCCGGTTTCGGGATGTGGTCATCGGCAGAAAAGAGAACGAACAGACCCGTTTCGAAGAATATGAGGGCTGGATTGTCACCAATACCCGTTTTACCAAAGACGCGATTCAGTACGGAACCTGCTCCGGTCTGGTGATGCTGGGGTGGGATTATCCCGAGAAAAACAATTTGAAGGAGCGGATCGGACGCGCCGGGCTGCACCCGGTAACCAGCTTGAGTACTTTGCAAAACAAAGAGAAAACGTTTCTGCTGGAAAAAGGCGTGGTATTATGCCGAAAGGTGCTGGAGCGGATCGACTTGCTGGAGCAGATGGGCTTGACCGACGGGCGTATCAGGAAGGTTATCCGGGAGTGCGAGGAGCTGGTCAATCATCTTGGGGTTCCGAACGAGTAG